In Paenibacillus sp. FSL R7-0345, a single window of DNA contains:
- a CDS encoding metal-sensitive transcriptional regulator, with protein MEYNYPNEIKTRLRRIEGQIRGVLRLMEEGKSCKEVVSQLSAIRNATDRALAQIVAENLQQCILEEQANGNPDPGKLVKEAVELLVKSR; from the coding sequence GTGGAATACAATTATCCCAACGAAATTAAAACCCGCTTGCGCAGGATCGAAGGACAGATACGCGGCGTGCTGAGGTTAATGGAGGAAGGCAAGTCTTGCAAAGAGGTTGTATCACAGTTGTCAGCGATTCGTAATGCCACAGACAGGGCGCTTGCTCAAATTGTGGCGGAGAATCTGCAGCAATGTATTTTAGAAGAACAAGCCAACGGTAATCCCGATCCAGGAAAACTGGTCAAAGAAGCCGTGGAATTGCTTGTTAAAAGCAGATGA
- a CDS encoding rhodanese-like domain-containing protein: MAFKIPSSITAQEVAEQIETGKSLNLLDVRELAEWLEGHVEGAKHIPLSQLVERQKELDLDQEIIIMCRSGNRSGLACELLHEKGYKVVNMTGGLNEWTSKLVRD; the protein is encoded by the coding sequence ATGGCATTTAAAATACCAAGCTCGATTACAGCACAAGAGGTTGCTGAACAAATAGAAACAGGAAAGTCGCTGAACTTATTAGATGTCCGCGAATTAGCAGAGTGGTTAGAGGGACATGTTGAAGGAGCTAAACATATTCCGTTGAGCCAATTAGTTGAACGGCAAAAGGAGTTAGACCTCGACCAGGAAATCATTATTATGTGTCGTAGCGGAAATCGAAGCGGTTTGGCTTGCGAACTGCTGCATGAAAAGGGATATAAAGTGGTTAACATGACTGGCGGGTTAAATGAATGGACCAGTAAACTTGTCAGGGACTGA
- a CDS encoding rhodanese-like domain-containing protein — MDKILYLILLSLVIWILYKQFVPVKGLHVLTPEQFESEAKRNKVIDVREVHEYKRGHIKGAVNIPLSQLPQQIDDIPKNCKVLLYCQSGLRSKQAAKLLVRKGYPNVAELRGGMMSWKGPTQK; from the coding sequence ATGGATAAAATATTATATTTAATTCTATTGTCATTAGTAATTTGGATTTTATACAAACAATTCGTGCCAGTAAAAGGTTTGCACGTTTTGACTCCGGAACAGTTTGAGAGTGAAGCCAAGAGAAACAAGGTGATCGACGTTCGAGAAGTACATGAGTATAAGCGTGGCCATATTAAAGGAGCAGTAAACATTCCCCTTAGCCAACTTCCGCAGCAAATTGATGATATCCCTAAAAATTGTAAAGTACTGCTGTATTGTCAGAGTGGGCTGCGAAGCAAACAGGCCGCAAAGCTGTTAGTTAGAAAAGGCTATCCTAATGTAGCGGAGCTTCGTGGCGGGATGATGTCCTGGAAGGGTCCAACTCAAAAATAA